In Lactococcus paracarnosus, a genomic segment contains:
- a CDS encoding GNAT family N-acetyltransferase: MKIRPLERNDLPFIHQLDNHKMTMALWFEEPYESIDELTSLYDKHIHDNTERRFVIDLDGEFAGVIELVEIDYIHRTTEIQIIVRKAYQGQGLAKKAIRKGLDYAFNMLNMHKVYLYVDVDNQVGIHIYEGVGFVKEGVMRQQFYANGAYHDSLFMGIFKDEVRP, from the coding sequence ATGAAAATAAGACCCTTAGAACGAAATGATTTACCCTTTATCCATCAGCTAGACAACCATAAAATGACGATGGCCTTGTGGTTTGAAGAACCTTATGAATCAATAGATGAATTAACAAGCCTCTATGACAAACACATCCACGATAATACAGAACGCCGATTCGTAATTGATTTAGACGGCGAATTTGCTGGAGTGATTGAACTCGTTGAGATTGACTATATTCATCGTACAACTGAAATTCAGATCATCGTCAGAAAAGCTTATCAAGGGCAAGGACTTGCCAAAAAAGCCATTCGAAAAGGGCTTGACTATGCCTTTAATATGTTAAATATGCACAAAGTTTACCTCTATGTAGATGTCGATAATCAAGTGGGGATTCATATTTATGAAGGCGTTGGTTTTGTCAAAGAAGGGGTGATGCGACAACAGTTCTATGCAAATGGCGCTTATCATGACAGCCTATTCATGGGCATTTTCAAAGATGAAGTAAGGCCGTAA
- the murT gene encoding lipid II isoglutaminyl synthase subunit MurT: protein MTLKSNFAILAGKSSQFILQTFFKRGSTFPGKLALKIDPSILDTIARDYEIVVITGTNGKTLTTALTVGILENAFGQIVTNTTGANMITGIVSTFLSAKRQKSGRQVAVLEIDEASLPAVTNYITPDLFVFTNIFRDQMDRYGEIYTTYDFIIKGAAKAPKATVLLNGDSPLFNAKTLVNPVKYYGFDHDTHEPKRAHYNTEGVVCPKCHQILKYKMNTYANLGDYICENCGFKRPQLDYRLSELTSITNTSASFVIDGANYKVNVGGLYNIYNALAAVSVAEFFDVAPDIIEKGFENSHAVFGRQETFKVGDKTCTLVLIKNPVGANQVLDMMKLAPYPFTLVTLLNANYADGIDTSWIWDANFELINALNVSNIITGGVRHSEMARRIRVSGFDENKISESEKLSDVLDLIEQDTTDHVYILATYTAMLEMRDLLANRHYVNGEMK, encoded by the coding sequence ATGACATTGAAATCTAATTTTGCGATTTTGGCTGGAAAGTCAAGCCAATTTATCCTACAAACCTTTTTTAAACGTGGCTCTACCTTTCCAGGTAAGTTGGCACTAAAAATCGACCCTAGTATTCTTGACACGATTGCGCGTGACTACGAGATCGTTGTGATCACAGGAACAAATGGCAAAACTCTCACAACTGCTTTAACCGTTGGTATTCTTGAAAATGCCTTTGGGCAGATTGTGACCAATACAACAGGTGCTAATATGATAACTGGCATCGTGTCTACCTTTCTATCTGCTAAACGGCAAAAATCAGGTAGACAAGTAGCTGTTCTTGAAATAGACGAGGCAAGTCTACCCGCTGTGACAAACTATATTACCCCTGATTTATTTGTCTTTACTAATATTTTCCGTGATCAGATGGACCGTTATGGCGAAATCTATACAACTTATGACTTTATCATCAAAGGTGCTGCTAAAGCACCAAAGGCGACTGTTTTGTTAAATGGTGATAGCCCTTTGTTTAATGCGAAAACATTAGTCAATCCGGTTAAATATTATGGCTTTGATCATGATACGCACGAACCTAAGCGTGCTCACTATAATACAGAAGGCGTCGTTTGTCCAAAGTGCCATCAGATTTTAAAATATAAGATGAATACTTATGCGAATTTAGGAGACTATATCTGTGAAAACTGTGGTTTCAAACGACCACAATTGGATTATCGCTTATCTGAGTTAACAAGCATTACCAATACGTCGGCTAGCTTTGTCATCGATGGTGCAAATTATAAAGTGAATGTCGGTGGCTTATATAATATCTATAATGCCTTAGCTGCTGTTTCTGTAGCTGAATTTTTTGATGTCGCACCAGATATCATAGAAAAGGGATTTGAGAACTCCCACGCTGTTTTTGGTCGTCAAGAAACTTTTAAAGTTGGAGATAAAACCTGTACCCTTGTCCTGATTAAAAATCCGGTTGGTGCTAATCAAGTCTTAGATATGATGAAATTAGCACCTTATCCTTTTACCCTCGTGACATTATTGAATGCAAATTATGCTGATGGTATTGATACGAGCTGGATTTGGGATGCCAATTTTGAATTAATCAATGCGCTTAATGTGAGTAATATCATCACAGGTGGCGTTAGGCATAGTGAGATGGCGCGCCGGATTCGTGTTTCAGGATTTGATGAGAACAAGATCAGCGAAAGTGAGAAACTTTCTGATGTTTTGGATTTGATTGAACAAGACACTACTGATCACGTTTATATCTTAGCTACTTATACTGCTATGCTTGAGATGCGAGATTTATTGGCTAATCGTCATTATGTGAATGGAGAAATGAAATGA
- a CDS encoding MarR family winged helix-turn-helix transcriptional regulator, which translates to MAFESKYADNAGKSIGLSFIKAYNVWHRRIKSKLSDLGLTHPQFVVLASLGYLEKHQEEVRQIDIANNADIDVMTCSTIVRNLEKLALVYRCTSKQDTRAKVLSITDEGNQILSQALTLVEGVDTAFFSVLDGDQAVLNQLLKKLIAKGK; encoded by the coding sequence ATGGCATTTGAATCAAAGTATGCTGACAATGCTGGTAAATCTATCGGCCTTTCATTTATAAAAGCCTATAATGTCTGGCATAGAAGGATTAAAAGTAAGTTAAGTGACCTCGGTCTGACACATCCACAGTTTGTTGTGCTAGCATCACTAGGTTATTTGGAGAAGCACCAAGAGGAGGTTAGGCAAATAGATATCGCCAACAATGCTGATATAGATGTCATGACCTGTTCTACGATTGTTAGAAATCTGGAAAAGCTTGCCTTAGTTTATCGTTGTACATCAAAACAAGATACACGTGCCAAAGTTCTATCGATTACTGATGAAGGCAATCAGATACTAAGTCAGGCCTTGACGCTTGTTGAAGGTGTAGATACAGCTTTCTTTTCAGTTCTTGATGGTGATCAAGCTGTCTTAAATCAGCTTCTAAAAAAATTGATTGCTAAAGGGAAGTAG
- the glmS gene encoding glutamine--fructose-6-phosphate transaminase (isomerizing): MCGIVGVVGSKNTRDILMQGLEKLEYRGYDSAGIFVTDSNQHATLIKSVGRIADLREKIGMDVAGTSGIGHTRWATHGKPSESNAHPHQSSDHEFVLVHNGVIENYLEIKRDYLGADQFIGETDTEIAVHLIAKLAKENNLSTADAFKQALSIIEGSYAFALMHVSEPDVIYVAKNKSPLLIGLGDGYNMVCSDAMAMIRETSEFMEIHDNELVILTKDHVEIQDIDGKILTRESYTAELDISDIGKGTYPFYMLKEIDEQPAVMRKLSQVYTDEKGHVTVDDAIINALVASDRIYIIAAGTSYNAGFASKYLLEELTEKPVELGISSEWGYNMPRLSKKPFFIFLSQSGETADSRQVLVKANELGIPCLTVTNVPGSTLSREASFTMLLHAGPEIAVASTKAYTAQIAALAFLGKAVGLKIDNKKAIDFDVVHELSLVAQSIEATLSEKELIESKVAGLLETTRNAFYIGRGQDYYVSMEASLKLKEVSYIQCEGFAAGELKHGTIALIEEGTPVIALIANNAKVAAHTRGNVSEVVARGANVVTIVEQDIANADDDIITNNVHPFLSSISMVIPTQLIAYYASLHRGLDVDKPRNLAKSVTVE; the protein is encoded by the coding sequence ATGTGTGGAATAGTAGGCGTTGTCGGTAGTAAGAATACCCGTGATATTTTGATGCAAGGGTTAGAAAAATTAGAGTATCGTGGCTATGATAGTGCTGGTATTTTTGTAACAGATAGTAACCAGCATGCAACATTGATCAAATCAGTTGGTAGAATTGCTGATTTACGAGAAAAAATCGGTATGGATGTTGCGGGTACTTCTGGGATTGGCCATACACGTTGGGCAACACATGGTAAACCATCAGAGAGCAACGCCCATCCTCATCAATCTTCTGATCATGAGTTTGTCTTAGTTCACAACGGCGTGATTGAAAACTACTTAGAGATTAAACGTGATTATTTAGGGGCTGACCAGTTTATCGGAGAGACTGACACGGAAATTGCTGTTCATCTCATTGCTAAGCTTGCGAAAGAAAACAACTTGAGCACAGCTGATGCCTTCAAACAAGCACTCTCTATTATAGAAGGGTCATATGCTTTTGCCTTGATGCATGTATCAGAACCAGATGTAATCTATGTTGCAAAAAATAAATCACCGCTTTTGATTGGGCTTGGTGATGGTTATAATATGGTCTGTTCAGATGCTATGGCGATGATCCGTGAAACAAGTGAATTCATGGAAATTCATGATAATGAACTTGTTATCTTGACAAAAGATCATGTTGAAATTCAAGACATTGATGGTAAGATTTTGACACGTGAGTCTTACACAGCAGAGTTAGATATTTCTGATATCGGTAAAGGGACATATCCATTTTACATGTTAAAAGAAATAGATGAGCAACCAGCTGTTATGCGTAAACTGAGTCAAGTCTATACTGATGAAAAAGGTCATGTCACAGTTGATGACGCGATTATTAACGCATTAGTTGCATCGGATCGGATCTATATCATCGCAGCTGGAACCTCTTATAATGCAGGATTTGCCAGCAAATATTTATTAGAAGAGTTGACTGAAAAACCAGTAGAACTTGGTATTTCATCTGAATGGGGCTATAACATGCCACGTCTTTCTAAAAAACCATTCTTTATCTTCCTATCTCAGTCTGGTGAAACAGCTGATAGCCGTCAAGTTTTGGTCAAGGCTAACGAATTAGGCATTCCTTGTCTAACTGTTACAAACGTACCAGGTTCAACCTTGTCACGTGAGGCAAGCTTCACCATGCTCTTACATGCTGGTCCTGAAATTGCGGTTGCATCGACTAAAGCGTATACAGCACAGATTGCTGCCTTAGCTTTTCTAGGTAAAGCAGTCGGTCTTAAAATTGATAATAAAAAAGCGATTGACTTTGATGTTGTGCATGAATTATCCCTTGTAGCACAGTCTATCGAAGCAACCTTGTCTGAAAAAGAGTTGATTGAGAGCAAAGTAGCAGGATTGCTTGAGACGACGCGTAACGCCTTTTATATCGGACGTGGACAAGATTACTATGTATCGATGGAAGCAAGTCTTAAGTTAAAAGAAGTCTCATATATCCAGTGTGAAGGATTTGCAGCAGGAGAATTGAAACATGGGACGATTGCCTTGATTGAGGAAGGAACACCAGTTATTGCCTTGATCGCTAATAATGCCAAGGTAGCTGCGCATACACGTGGTAACGTATCAGAAGTTGTCGCACGTGGGGCAAATGTGGTGACGATTGTTGAACAGGACATCGCTAATGCCGATGATGACATCATAACAAATAATGTACACCCGTTCCTATCAAGTATTTCTATGGTGATCCCAACACAGTTAATTGCTTATTATGCAAGTTTACACCGTGGCTTAGATGTGGACAAACCACGTAATCTAGCTAAATCAGTAACAGTTGAATAG
- the nrdE gene encoding class 1b ribonucleoside-diphosphate reductase subunit alpha — MSLKTLKDVTYFRLNNEINIPVDGQIPLHKDHEALLAFFEENVTPNLKTFATIAEKIDYLIVNDYIETAFIKKYSIDFITSLSDWLYAQNFQFKSFMAAYKFYQQYALKTNDGEFYLENIEDRILMNALYFADGDTELAESLADELVNQRYQPATPSFLNAGRSRRGELVSCFLIQATDDMNSIGRSVNSALQLSRIGGGVGINLSNLREAGAPIKGIENAASGVVPVMKLYEDSFSYSNQLGQRQGAGVTYLSVFHPDIMAFLSTKKENADEKVRVKTLSLGITVPDKYYELVRTNSDMFLFSPYDVERLYGKPFSYVDITAEYDNLLANDQVKKYRIRARDLEQEIAKLQQESGYPYIINIDVANRANPINGKIVMSNLCSEILQVQSPSVINDDQSYQTMGTDISCNLGSTNVVNLMQTADFEKSIDSMVKALTFVTDNSDIDAVPTIRNGNQKAHTIGLGAMGLHSYLAKHHIAYGSPESIEFTDIYFMLLNFYTLKSSMNIARKMAKTFDGFEQSKYADGSYFEQYIEDKNLSDKVASLFEGIHVPTAADWQALRKDIMATGLYHQNRLAVAPNGSISYINDVSASIHPITQRIEERQEKKTGKIYYPARDLATDTIPYYVSAYDLDMRRVIDVYAAATKHVDQGLSMTLFLRSEIPAGLYEWKTDTKQTTRDLNILRNYAHHKGVKSIYYVRTFTDNGDEVGANQCESCVI, encoded by the coding sequence ATGTCTCTTAAAACTTTGAAGGACGTGACTTATTTCCGTCTCAACAATGAAATTAATATTCCTGTTGATGGACAAATTCCATTGCACAAGGATCATGAAGCACTACTTGCCTTTTTCGAGGAAAATGTTACCCCTAACCTCAAAACATTTGCAACAATTGCTGAAAAAATAGACTACTTAATTGTAAACGATTATATTGAAACCGCTTTTATAAAAAAATATAGTATTGACTTTATTACGTCTCTATCTGATTGGCTATATGCCCAAAATTTTCAGTTCAAATCATTTATGGCTGCCTACAAGTTTTACCAACAGTATGCTTTAAAAACAAATGATGGTGAGTTTTACCTCGAGAATATCGAAGACCGTATTCTGATGAATGCCCTCTACTTCGCTGATGGTGATACGGAGCTTGCTGAATCACTAGCTGACGAATTGGTCAACCAACGCTACCAACCTGCAACACCTAGCTTTTTAAATGCTGGTCGTTCACGTCGTGGTGAACTAGTATCTTGTTTCTTGATTCAAGCAACTGATGACATGAACAGTATCGGACGCTCTGTCAACTCAGCCCTCCAACTGTCACGTATCGGTGGCGGTGTTGGGATTAACCTGTCTAACTTGCGTGAAGCAGGTGCCCCTATAAAGGGTATCGAGAATGCCGCAAGTGGGGTTGTTCCCGTTATGAAACTTTACGAGGATAGCTTCTCCTACTCTAACCAACTTGGCCAACGTCAAGGTGCTGGTGTAACCTATCTTAGCGTCTTTCATCCTGATATCATGGCTTTCTTATCTACTAAGAAAGAGAATGCAGATGAAAAAGTTCGTGTTAAAACACTATCACTTGGTATTACAGTACCTGATAAATACTATGAACTTGTTCGCACAAATTCAGACATGTTCTTATTTAGCCCCTATGATGTTGAACGCCTTTACGGTAAGCCATTTAGCTATGTCGATATCACAGCTGAATACGACAACTTACTCGCGAATGATCAAGTTAAGAAATACCGTATTCGTGCCCGTGACTTAGAACAAGAAATCGCTAAATTGCAACAAGAATCTGGTTATCCTTATATCATCAATATCGATGTCGCAAACCGTGCTAACCCGATTAATGGTAAGATTGTCATGAGTAACCTTTGTTCTGAAATCCTACAAGTACAAAGTCCTTCTGTGATTAATGACGATCAAAGTTACCAAACAATGGGCACCGATATTTCTTGTAATCTTGGCTCGACAAACGTGGTTAACCTCATGCAAACAGCTGATTTTGAAAAATCAATCGACAGTATGGTTAAGGCACTCACATTCGTTACGGATAACTCTGATATCGATGCCGTACCAACCATCAGAAATGGTAACCAAAAAGCCCATACGATTGGTCTTGGCGCGATGGGACTTCATTCTTACTTAGCCAAACACCATATCGCTTACGGCTCACCAGAATCTATCGAGTTTACAGATATTTATTTCATGCTATTGAATTTCTATACGCTTAAATCATCGATGAACATTGCCCGTAAGATGGCTAAAACATTTGATGGATTTGAGCAGTCAAAATATGCAGATGGTAGCTACTTCGAACAATATATCGAAGATAAAAACTTGTCTGATAAAGTCGCTAGCTTATTTGAAGGCATTCATGTCCCAACTGCTGCTGACTGGCAAGCCCTCCGTAAGGACATCATGGCAACGGGTCTTTATCATCAAAACCGCCTTGCAGTTGCACCAAATGGGTCTATCTCATACATTAATGACGTATCAGCAAGTATCCATCCGATTACACAACGTATTGAAGAACGTCAAGAAAAGAAAACGGGTAAAATTTACTATCCTGCACGTGATTTAGCAACTGACACGATTCCTTACTATGTTAGTGCTTATGATCTTGATATGCGTCGTGTCATCGATGTCTATGCTGCTGCAACTAAGCACGTCGACCAAGGCTTGTCGATGACCTTGTTCTTACGTAGTGAAATACCAGCAGGTCTATATGAGTGGAAAACAGATACCAAGCAAACAACACGTGATCTGAATATCCTACGTAACTATGCCCACCATAAAGGTGTGAAATCAATCTATTATGTACGTACCTTCACCGATAATGGGGATGAAGTTGGTGCTAACCAATGTGAGTCTTGTGTGATTTAA
- a CDS encoding XRE family transcriptional regulator, with protein sequence MTLSENLKRIRETQNLSQRQLAKRLGVANTSYFAWEQGTSKPKQANLDKLAQVLHVTPDALLKDQAEELLQTFNQLTKDRKEHVMAYTQDQLTGQKLSSKEKVRQLFPYKVHEKLSAGTGFSYMDDGSYDTVYFDAEMSYDFASWVYGDSMEPVYADGSVALIKDATFDYDGAIYAIDWDGQTYIKKVYKEAGGLRLVSINDNYQDKFAPFDESPRIVGKIIGNFYPVDV encoded by the coding sequence ATGACACTTTCTGAAAATCTGAAACGCATAAGAGAAACGCAAAATCTATCACAACGCCAACTTGCCAAACGACTTGGCGTAGCCAATACGTCTTATTTTGCTTGGGAACAAGGCACGTCTAAACCCAAACAAGCAAATCTAGATAAATTGGCACAAGTACTTCACGTCACGCCAGATGCGCTGCTAAAAGATCAAGCTGAAGAATTACTGCAGACATTTAACCAGCTCACTAAAGATAGAAAGGAACATGTGATGGCTTATACACAAGACCAATTAACAGGACAAAAACTATCTAGTAAAGAAAAAGTAAGGCAACTCTTTCCATATAAGGTACACGAAAAGTTATCAGCAGGAACAGGTTTTTCCTACATGGACGATGGTAGTTATGATACAGTTTACTTTGATGCTGAGATGTCCTATGACTTCGCTAGTTGGGTATATGGTGATTCGATGGAACCTGTATATGCAGATGGGTCAGTTGCCTTGATCAAAGATGCAACTTTTGATTATGATGGTGCGATTTATGCGATAGACTGGGACGGGCAAACCTATATCAAAAAAGTTTATAAGGAAGCGGGAGGCTTAAGACTCGTTTCTATTAATGATAACTATCAAGATAAGTTTGCTCCCTTTGACGAATCTCCTAGGATTGTCGGTAAAATTATCGGTAACTTCTATCCAGTTGATGTGTAA
- the gatD gene encoding lipid II isoglutaminyl synthase subunit GatD gives MTYTSIQSSGEFPYNLRVAHLYGDLMNTYGDNGNILMLKYVGEKLGVKMTFDIVSLGDDFQASDYDMAFFGGGQDFEQLIVSEDLPSKAEELKKFIEADGVMLAICGGFQFLGQYHTNASGQKLKGISAMDHYTLSQENNRFIGDIEIYNEEFDETYYGFENHQGRTFLAAGQKPLGRVITGQGNNSEDGTEGMHYKNVYGSYFHGPLLSRNVRLAYRIVCDALIQKYPEASIPAFETILADEQKGQKVLDSKRKVDS, from the coding sequence ATGACCTATACATCTATCCAGTCTAGCGGAGAATTTCCTTATAATCTACGCGTCGCCCACCTTTATGGGGATCTGATGAACACCTATGGTGATAATGGTAATATCCTGATGCTCAAGTATGTCGGAGAAAAACTTGGGGTCAAGATGACATTTGACATCGTGTCTCTTGGAGATGACTTCCAAGCTTCCGACTATGACATGGCATTTTTTGGTGGTGGACAAGACTTTGAACAACTTATTGTCAGTGAAGATTTACCATCTAAGGCAGAAGAATTAAAGAAATTCATTGAAGCTGATGGTGTTATGTTAGCAATTTGTGGTGGCTTCCAGTTTCTTGGACAGTACCATACCAATGCAAGTGGCCAAAAACTAAAAGGTATTTCTGCTATGGATCATTATACCTTAAGTCAAGAGAACAATCGCTTCATTGGTGATATCGAGATATATAATGAAGAGTTTGACGAAACCTACTATGGGTTTGAAAATCACCAAGGACGAACCTTTTTAGCAGCGGGTCAAAAGCCACTTGGTCGTGTCATTACAGGACAAGGAAATAATAGCGAAGACGGCACTGAAGGCATGCATTATAAAAATGTCTATGGGTCTTACTTCCATGGTCCACTGCTTTCACGAAATGTCAGGCTTGCCTATCGTATCGTCTGTGATGCATTAATCCAAAAATATCCAGAAGCTAGCATTCCTGCTTTTGAAACGATTTTAGCAGATGAACAAAAAGGTCAGAAAGTCTTAGACAGCAAAAGAAAAGTTGACTCATAA
- the nrdI gene encoding class Ib ribonucleoside-diphosphate reductase assembly flavoprotein NrdI, producing MNIAFYSVTRQVSRFVKKLNLSEERVNLISDTLTLSEPFILIIPTYEKDILQEVWDFMSDNASFCQGIIASGNRNFAEFYIYSAKDMSAEFHVPILYDFEFNGTTEDVAAVNDILGSY from the coding sequence ATGAACATTGCTTTTTACAGTGTCACGAGACAAGTCTCACGATTTGTCAAAAAACTGAACCTATCGGAAGAGAGAGTTAACCTTATCTCCGATACACTCACATTATCTGAGCCATTTATCTTAATTATCCCAACCTACGAAAAAGATATCTTACAAGAGGTTTGGGATTTTATGTCTGATAATGCAAGTTTTTGTCAAGGTATTATTGCGAGTGGTAACAGAAATTTTGCTGAGTTTTATATTTATTCTGCTAAGGATATGTCAGCTGAATTTCATGTGCCTATTTTATATGATTTCGAGTTTAACGGGACGACGGAAGATGTCGCTGCTGTTAACGATATATTAGGAAGTTATTAG
- the nrdH gene encoding glutaredoxin-like protein NrdH, translating to MVTVFSKHNCMQCNMVKKWLADKAVQFKEINIDDEPQYIDQVKEMGFMAAPIIVKDSLSFSGFRPAELAKLI from the coding sequence ATGGTAACAGTATTTTCAAAGCATAATTGTATGCAATGTAACATGGTTAAGAAATGGTTAGCCGACAAAGCCGTGCAATTTAAAGAGATTAATATTGATGATGAACCCCAATATATTGACCAAGTCAAAGAGATGGGCTTCATGGCTGCACCGATTATCGTCAAAGATAGTTTGTCATTTTCTGGATTTCGTCCTGCTGAATTAGCCAAATTAATATGA
- the plsY gene encoding glycerol-3-phosphate 1-O-acyltransferase PlsY: MTTILLLIVAYLLGSIPSGLWIGKFFFHKNLQDYGSGNIGTTNTFRILGKKAGSVVFILDLLKGTLATLLPLMFGIETVSPALFGLFAVLGHTFSIFNHFKGGKAVATAAGFLLGYSPWFVVLLGIIFIIAFYLTSMVSFASVLGAACAGILVLILPSLHLILTSYDWVFTVIMFFLACFIIFRHRENITRIRNKSENVFNFGLNLTHQKHNI, from the coding sequence ATGACAACGATATTATTATTAATAGTCGCCTATTTATTAGGCTCCATTCCTTCCGGTCTTTGGATAGGTAAATTCTTTTTCCATAAAAACCTGCAGGACTATGGATCTGGTAACATCGGCACAACAAATACTTTTCGTATTTTAGGTAAAAAGGCAGGCTCCGTCGTTTTTATACTTGATCTGCTTAAAGGGACCCTTGCGACACTACTCCCTTTGATGTTTGGGATAGAGACAGTCTCACCGGCCCTCTTTGGTCTGTTTGCTGTGTTAGGCCATACCTTTTCTATCTTTAATCATTTTAAAGGAGGAAAAGCTGTTGCTACTGCTGCTGGCTTTTTACTCGGCTACAGCCCCTGGTTTGTCGTTCTTTTAGGCATTATTTTTATCATCGCCTTTTACTTAACGAGTATGGTTTCATTTGCTAGTGTCTTAGGTGCTGCTTGTGCCGGTATTTTGGTTCTAATTCTCCCATCACTTCATCTGATTCTCACTTCTTATGACTGGGTCTTTACCGTGATCATGTTCTTTCTTGCCTGTTTTATCATCTTTAGACACCGTGAAAACATCACAAGGATACGCAATAAATCTGAAAATGTCTTTAATTTCGGTTTGAACCTTACCCATCAAAAACACAATATATAG
- a CDS encoding NAD(P)-dependent oxidoreductase codes for MSEIKKIGFIGLGVMGHAIAANLLADGYDLYVYNRTASKADDLVANGAHLTATPKAVAEASELIITMVGYPTDVKAVYFDKSTGIFSGISAGKLVVDMTTSTPTLAKEIAEKASELGALALDAPVSGGDIGAKNRTLTIMTGGDRLAYDRLADVFSKIGKKSQYFGGAGSGQHVKMANQIGIAGTMTALSELLVYAKAAGLPLEAVIETLSAGGANTWSLTNYGPRILKEDYSPGFFVKHFIKDLKIALEESEKMGLTLPATQGALSLYEQLADKGYEDAGTQALIKLWWS; via the coding sequence ATGAGTGAAATAAAAAAAATTGGATTTATCGGTCTTGGTGTCATGGGGCATGCCATTGCAGCGAATCTGCTCGCTGATGGTTATGACTTGTATGTTTACAATCGAACAGCATCAAAAGCAGATGATTTAGTCGCTAATGGTGCACATCTTACAGCAACCCCTAAAGCAGTTGCTGAGGCAAGTGAGCTAATCATCACCATGGTTGGTTACCCGACAGATGTAAAAGCAGTCTATTTTGATAAATCGACAGGTATTTTCTCAGGTATATCAGCAGGTAAACTTGTCGTAGATATGACGACATCAACACCGACATTGGCCAAGGAAATAGCTGAAAAAGCAAGTGAACTAGGTGCACTAGCCCTAGATGCACCTGTTAGTGGTGGCGATATCGGTGCCAAAAATCGGACCCTAACGATTATGACTGGTGGGGATCGCCTTGCCTATGATCGCCTTGCTGATGTCTTTAGTAAGATTGGTAAGAAGTCACAGTATTTTGGTGGTGCAGGTAGTGGTCAGCATGTCAAAATGGCAAACCAAATCGGTATTGCAGGGACGATGACTGCCCTATCAGAATTGCTAGTTTATGCCAAGGCAGCAGGATTACCGCTAGAAGCTGTGATCGAGACATTATCTGCAGGTGGTGCCAATACCTGGTCTTTGACAAACTATGGCCCGCGCATCCTGAAAGAAGATTATTCACCTGGATTCTTCGTCAAACATTTCATCAAAGACTTGAAAATTGCTTTGGAAGAGTCAGAGAAGATGGGGTTGACTTTGCCAGCAACACAAGGCGCCTTAAGCTTATATGAACAATTAGCTGACAAGGGCTATGAAGATGCCGGTACACAAGCGCTAATCAAACTTTGGTGGTCATAA